TGGAATGGCATCGGACCATTCTGGCGGTCACGACGGGGGAACGCCCCGGCGGGGAAAACCGATCAGCCCACCCCGGAAGCCGCCGCCATCGCCCGGGTCAGGGGCACATCCAGACCCATCCAACCCAGCACCACACTGCTCAGCACGCTGTAGGCCAGGGCCCCGAGGATGGCGCTGATCAGGCCGTTTTGGAGCCGGAACCCGTTGATCAGCCAGGCGGCCAGGCTGAACAGGATGATCGTGATCAGCCAGTTGAACAGGAACGACACCGGGCTGATCAGGCCCCCCAGGGAGGAGACGAACCAGACCGGCCCCAGCAGGAGCTTCAGGGGCAGCACCAGCAGGGTGCCCAGCAGGGCGATGACGATGGCCGAGAGCAGGGCGGAGGAGAAGCTCGCCAGCTCCACCCCCACGGGCAGTCGCGCCACCAGCAGCAGAATGAGGGCCCGGATCGGCCATTGCAGGAGCCAGGTGAGCGAGCCCATGGGGAGCGATACCAGAAGACTTTCAGCTTACTGAGGCTGTTCGTTTTGAACCATCGACGCCAGGGGCAGGGCTTCCCGCAGGGCACGCACCACCGCCACCATGGCGAGCTCATCGTCGAGGCGGTTGACGGCGGAGCCGACCCCGACGCCGGCAGCGCCGGCGGCCAGGGCCATCGACACCGTGACGGCCGAGAGTCCGGAGGCACACAGCACCGGCACAGCCACCGCCCGGCTGATGGCATGGGCCGCCGCCAGGGTCGGAGCGGCCTTCTCGATCAGGCCCAGGGCACCGGGGCTGAGGGGGCGGGCGCTGGTGCCGCCCTCGGTCTGGATCAGATCGGCGCCGGCGGCCACCAGCTCCACCGCCAGACGCTCCTGCCCATCGAGGGGAAGGGTGTGGGGCACGGTGACAGAGAGCACCGTCTCCGGCAGCAGCGCCCGGGTGCGACGGGTGAGCGCGAGCACTTCGGCGGCACCGAAGATCCGCCCCTGGGGATAGAAGCTGTCGTAGTTGCCGATCTCCACCATGGCGGCACCGGCTTCCACGGCCGGCGGGAACAGGAGCGGATCCACCGCCGAGACGCAGACCGGCAGACCCGGTGCCAGCGCCACGGCCAGGCGCACCAGGGTGGGGTCACAGGCCAGATCCACCAGGTCGGCGCCACCGGCGGCGGCGGCCCGGACCACCCGCTGCACCCGGGCCGCGTCGAAGTTGTCGAGGCCGGCGATGACTTTCAGCGCCCGCCCCTGACGTATCGCCTGCTGCAGGGCGGTGGGCAGGCTGGAGAGGCGGGTCATCGGCGGATGGAAAGACGCAGACGGTGATTCTCCCACCCGACCCATGCCAGACGCCGCGGCCCTGGGGACGCGACCAGACGCGCCTGCACCGGCACCTGCTGCGGCGGCCCTCCCTGCTGCCGCCGGGGGGGGCGCTGCTGGTGGCCGTGTCCGGCGGCCAGGACTCCATGGCCCTGACCACCCTCCTGCTGGACCTCCAGCCGCTCCACGGCTGGCAGCTGCAGCTGTGGCACGGCGATCACGGCTGGCGCCGGGAATCGGCGCGCCAGGCGGCGGACCTGGCCCGGTGGGCCCGCAGCCAGGGACTGGATCTGGGGCTCGACCGGGCCGATCCGGCGCCCGGCAGCGAAGCCGCGGCCCGGGAGTGGCGCTACGGCTGCCTGGCCGCGGCGGCCCTCCAGGGGCGCTGCACCCATGTGGTGACGGGCCACACCGCCAGTGACCGGGCCGAGACCGTGCTGCTCAACCTGGCCCGCGGCAGCCACCTGCGGGGCCTGGCCAGCCTCGGGGCCAGCCGGCCCCTGGCCCCGGCCGCCGGCCCCCTGCGGCTGGCCCGCCCGCTGCTGATCTTCGACCGCAGCGACACCAGCCGCCTCTGCCGGGAGCGGGGCCTGCCCGTCTGGACGGACAGCAGCAACGCGGATCTGCGTTTCGCCCGCAACCGGCTGCGGGCCGACGTGATGCCGGTGCTGGAGGCCCTCCATCCCGGGGCCAGCCGGCGGATCAGCGCCCAGGCGGAACGCCTGGAGGCGCAGTTCGAGGCCGAGACGGAACTGCTGGACCTGGCTCTGGAGCGACTCCAGCAGGGAGAGCTCCCCGCACGGCTGCAGCGTCGGCGGCTGTCCTGCCTGGCCCCGGCCAGCCAGCGACGTCTGCTGCACCACTGGCTGCGGCGGTACCTCGGGCGAGAGCCGGGATCGAGGAGCCTCGAAACCCTGGTGGATCGGCTGATCCGCGGGGGGGACACGGGCCGGCTGGATCTGACCGGAGGATGGCAACTGCACTGGGATCCCAGCACACTGTGGGTCCGCCCACCCGACCCGCTCCATGGCTGAGACCAGCGCCAATGACGCCGCCCAGCGCTATGCGGTGATCGAGCAGGCCTACTCCAGGGAGAAGTGGGCCACGGTGCTGGCCGACGGGGCCGAACTGCTGCAACAGCTGCAACCCTCGGACAATCCCCAGCTCACCGGGCTGAAGCTGCGGCTCCAGCTGCTGCTGGGTCACACCCAGCTCTACGGCTACGGGGACAAGTCCGCCGCCGCCGGGTACTACGGGACGGTGGCGGAGCAGAACGCCGAGGCCGCCCTCACCAGGATCGCCGAGCAGGGACTCAAGCAGTGTGCGATCGATGAGGACGCCGCCACCTCGACCCCGGGGTCGGCCGTGGCGGACACCGTCGCCCCCGGTCCGGAGTTCCTGGTCGCGGGGGCCGCAGGCTTGGCCGTCACCGCGCAGGCGGTCACCGGCCCGGCGGCCCCCTGGCTGACCACGGCGCCGGCCGCAACCACCGCACCCGCAACCACCGCACCCGCAGCCGCCGCCCCAGCCGCCGCCGCCGACCTGGAGCCGGCAACGGCGGGGGAAGAGGCTCCGGCAGGGCCGCCGGCCGCCACTCCGGCCGCTCCATGGGCCGAGCCCTCGCTGATTCCGGAGGTGGTGGAGGAGCCCGAGCTGATCGAGCTGCACCAGGCGGATCCGGCCCTGGCCGACGACGTGGAGCTGAGTTGGCAGGAGTCCACCCCCGCCACGGCTGCGCCGGTGGGCAAGGAGGAAGATGAGGAGCTGCTCAGCGGCCTGATGCTGGTCAGGGTCCGCTGAGTCCGCCCCCTGGCGATCAGCCGGCCGCGGCAGCCGAGCGGCGGCGACGCACGCGACCGGTGGGTTCCGGCTCCTCGACGGGGGCCTTGCTGGCGGCGGCCACCGGGGCCGGAACGGCGGCGCTGGCCGGAGCCGCCGCCGGGGCGGCCGAAGCCGCAGCGGTCACCAGCTGGCGCTGGGGCACGGCGGCGGGCTGGCGCCCACCTCCATCCCTGCGGCCGCCGCGAGGCGCCGGACGGGTGTCAGGTTCGGCATCGGCCCGGCCCTTGTAGGCCGGGGTGCCGGCCGGCGCGGGCTGCACCAGGCAGATGATCAGCGGGTCCACCTGCAGCTCGCGGCGCAGGCGGCGCTGCAGGCCCACCTCCACCTCCCGCTGCACACCCACCCAATCGACATCCGGGGCCTTGCCGCCGGTGTTGCGGGCCAGTTGGTTCCAGCGGTTCTCCAGCACCCAGGTGATCTCCCGCTCGGCCCAGACCGAGAGCTTGCGGGCATCGGCGGCGGTGACCACACCGCGCAGGTTCACCCGTGGCGGCGCCGCCATCACACCGTCGGTGGTGATCACCGCCAGCAGGGTGATGACGCCGTCCTCCGCGAGCTGCTGGCGCTCCTTGAGCACCCGGGCATCGACGATGCCGTTACGGGAGGCGTCAAGCAGCTCAATGCCCGCCTTCACCGGCTCACCCTTGTGGATGGTGTCGGGGGTGAGCTCGACCACATCGCCGTTGTCGATGATCAGAATGTGATCGGCCGGGATGCCCATCGACTGGGCCGTCTTGGAATGGCAGACGAGCATGCGGTGCTCGCCGTGCACGGGCACGAAGAATTTCGGCTTGGCCAGCGCCAGCATGAGCTTGTGGTCCTCCTGGCAGCCGTGGCCGGAGACGTGGATGCCCTCGCCCTTGCCATAGACCACCTTGGCGCCCATCATCATCAGTCGGTCGATGGTGTTCACCACCGAGATGGTGTTTCCGGGGATCGGGCTGGCGGAGAAGATGATCGTGTCGGTGGACTTCACCTGCACCTGAGGATGTTCGCCACGGGAGATACGGCTCAGGGCCGCCAGCGGTTCGCCCTGGCTGCCGGTCATCAGCAGCAGGGTTTCCCGGTCGGGCAGGTCACGGATCTGCTTGATGGGAACGAACAGATCGTCGGGGGCCCGCATGTAGCCGAGCTCCCGGGCCTTGGCGATCACGTTGAGCATGGAGCGGCCCAGCAGCCCCACCTTGCGGCCGTTCTTCATCGCCAGTTCCAGGATCATCGACACACGATGAATCGAGCTGGCGAAGGTGGTGATGATCACCCGGCCTTCGGCCTGGCTGATGTGGCGATCCAGGTTCGGGAACACGGCCCGCTCCGGCGGGGTGAACCCGGGGATCTCGGCGTTGGTGGAATCGCTGAACAGACACAGAACGCCCTGCTCGCCGTAATGGGCCAGGCGCTGCAGGTCAAAGGCCTCACCATCGACGGGGGTGTGGTCGAACTTGAAGTCACCGGTGAAGATGACCACGCCGACGGGGGTGGTGATGGCCAGCGTGAAGCTGTCGGCCATCGAGTGGGTGTTGCGGATGAACTCCACCTTGAAGTGCTGACCCACATGCACCACATCCCGAGGACCGACCGTCTGGATGGTGGTGCGGTCGGTGACGCCCGCCTCCTCCATCTTCCCCTGCAGCATCGACATCGCCAGCCGCGGGCCGTAGATGATGGGGATGTTGAAGTTCTTGAGGTGGTGCGGGATGCCACCGATGTGATCTTCGTGGCCATGGGTGACCACCATGCCGCGGATGCGCTTCTGGTTCTCGCGCAGATAGCTGGTGTCGGGCATGACCACGTTGACGCCGTGCATGCCATCGCTGGGGAATGCGAGACCGGCATCGACGAGCATCAGCTCATCGCCGTATTCGAAGACGCAGGTGTTCTTGCCGATCTCGTGCAGGCCGCCCAGCGGAATGACACGCAGGCCCTGGTGCTTGGCTTTGGCGCCGTTGCCGGAGCGGACGATGGGATTGGCGTTCTGACTGGACATGTAGGGAAGGACTCAGGGGGGTGATGAAAGGAAACGTGGAGCGGAAATGGAGGTGACTCTGGACATCAGCCTTGGCGTCAGGTGGGACGCAGGGCAGCCAGGATCGAGGAAAGACGCTGTCGCACGGCGGTATCGGCGGAAAGAAGGGGAAGTCGGGGGGCACCCACCGGCCAGCCGCTGATCTCCAGGGCGGCTTTGACGGGGATGGGATTGGTGGTGCAGAAGAGCGCCCTGCACAGGGGCAGCAACTGCTGGTGCTCGTCGCGGGCGGCGGCGACGTCGCCGCTCAGGAAGGCCTGGAGCATGGCCCGGATCCTGGGACCCACCAGATGGCTGGCCACGCTGACCACGCCCACCGCACCCACCGCCAGCATCGGCAGGGTGAGGGCGTCGTCGCCGCTGTAGATCGCCAGGCGATCGCCGCAGAGCTCCCGCAGCCGGCTGACCTCCTCGGTGGTGCCGCTGGCAGCCTTGAAGCCCACCACGTTGGCCTCATCGAGCAGGCGGGCCGTGGTGTCAGGGGCCAGGCTGCAGCCGGTACGGCCGGGGATGTTGTAGAGCATCAGGGGCAGCTCCGGAGCGGCCTGGGCCACGGCGCGGAAATGGGCTTCGAGGCCCTCCTGGGGCGGCTTGTTGTAGTAGGGCACCACCACCAGGGCGCCGTCGGCACCCAGGGCGGCGGCCTCACCGGTGGCTTCCACGGCTTCGGCTGTGCAGTTGCTGCCGCTGCCGGCCAGCAGGGTGGCGCGACTTCCCACCGCCCCCTTCACGGCGGCAAAGAGCTCATGCTGCTCCTGCCAGGTGAGGGTGGGGGACTCCCCGGTGGTGCCGCACAGCACCAGGCCATCGGACCCGTGGCGGACCAGATGGTCCGCCAGCCGGGCCGCCAGCTCCAGATCGACGGCCCCGTCCGGCTGGAAGGGGGTCACCATGGCCGTGAGCACCCGCCCGAAGGGGGCCTCGGGGGAGGGAGCCGTGCTGGGCGCCGGCAGGGTGGCCGTGCTCAAGCGGCACCTCCGGCGGCGGCAGCAGCAGCCGCGGCGGGATCCCGCAGCAGTTCGGCGATCTGAATGGCGTTGAGGGCGGCACCCTTGCGGATCTGGTCACCGCAGAGCCACAGCTCCAGGGCGCAGGGATCGCTGAGATCCTGGCGGATGCGGCCCACGGCCACCGGATCCCTGCCGGTGACGTCGGTGGGCATGGGGAAGCGGTTGGTCTCGAAGTTCTCGATCAGCTCCACTCCGGGGGCGGCCGCCAGCAGCTCGCGGGCCTCCGCCACCGGAAAAGGCTCCTCGAACGCGATGTTGACGGCCTCGGAATGGGCCCGCAAGACGGGCACCCGCACGCAGGTGGCCGTGAGTCGCAGATCGGGCAGACCCATGATCTTGCGGGTCTCGTGGAGCATCTTGAGCTCCTCCTCGCAGTAGCCGCTCGGCTGCAGGGGCGAGTTGTGGAGGAAGAGGTTGAAGGCCAGCGAATGGGGCAGCACCGCGCTCACCGGCTCGCCCCCGTCCAGCACC
This genomic stretch from Cyanobium gracile PCC 6307 harbors:
- a CDS encoding ribonuclease J, with translation MSSQNANPIVRSGNGAKAKHQGLRVIPLGGLHEIGKNTCVFEYGDELMLVDAGLAFPSDGMHGVNVVMPDTSYLRENQKRIRGMVVTHGHEDHIGGIPHHLKNFNIPIIYGPRLAMSMLQGKMEEAGVTDRTTIQTVGPRDVVHVGQHFKVEFIRNTHSMADSFTLAITTPVGVVIFTGDFKFDHTPVDGEAFDLQRLAHYGEQGVLCLFSDSTNAEIPGFTPPERAVFPNLDRHISQAEGRVIITTFASSIHRVSMILELAMKNGRKVGLLGRSMLNVIAKARELGYMRAPDDLFVPIKQIRDLPDRETLLLMTGSQGEPLAALSRISRGEHPQVQVKSTDTIIFSASPIPGNTISVVNTIDRLMMMGAKVVYGKGEGIHVSGHGCQEDHKLMLALAKPKFFVPVHGEHRMLVCHSKTAQSMGIPADHILIIDNGDVVELTPDTIHKGEPVKAGIELLDASRNGIVDARVLKERQQLAEDGVITLLAVITTDGVMAAPPRVNLRGVVTAADARKLSVWAEREITWVLENRWNQLARNTGGKAPDVDWVGVQREVEVGLQRRLRRELQVDPLIICLVQPAPAGTPAYKGRADAEPDTRPAPRGGRRDGGGRQPAAVPQRQLVTAAASAAPAAAPASAAVPAPVAAASKAPVEEPEPTGRVRRRRSAAAAG
- the dapA gene encoding 4-hydroxy-tetrahydrodipicolinate synthase; its protein translation is MVTPFQPDGAVDLELAARLADHLVRHGSDGLVLCGTTGESPTLTWQEQHELFAAVKGAVGSRATLLAGSGSNCTAEAVEATGEAAALGADGALVVVPYYNKPPQEGLEAHFRAVAQAAPELPLMLYNIPGRTGCSLAPDTTARLLDEANVVGFKAASGTTEEVSRLRELCGDRLAIYSGDDALTLPMLAVGAVGVVSVASHLVGPRIRAMLQAFLSGDVAAARDEHQQLLPLCRALFCTTNPIPVKAALEISGWPVGAPRLPLLSADTAVRQRLSSILAALRPT
- a CDS encoding phage holin family protein, whose product is MGSLTWLLQWPIRALILLLVARLPVGVELASFSSALLSAIVIALLGTLLVLPLKLLLGPVWFVSSLGGLISPVSFLFNWLITIILFSLAAWLINGFRLQNGLISAILGALAYSVLSSVVLGWMGLDVPLTRAMAAASGVG
- a CDS encoding DUF561 domain-containing protein, with the protein product MTRLSSLPTALQQAIRQGRALKVIAGLDNFDAARVQRVVRAAAAGGADLVDLACDPTLVRLAVALAPGLPVCVSAVDPLLFPPAVEAGAAMVEIGNYDSFYPQGRIFGAAEVLALTRRTRALLPETVLSVTVPHTLPLDGQERLAVELVAAGADLIQTEGGTSARPLSPGALGLIEKAAPTLAAAHAISRAVAVPVLCASGLSAVTVSMALAAGAAGVGVGSAVNRLDDELAMVAVVRALREALPLASMVQNEQPQ
- the tilS gene encoding tRNA lysidine(34) synthetase TilS produces the protein MILPPDPCQTPRPWGRDQTRLHRHLLRRPSLLPPGGALLVAVSGGQDSMALTTLLLDLQPLHGWQLQLWHGDHGWRRESARQAADLARWARSQGLDLGLDRADPAPGSEAAAREWRYGCLAAAALQGRCTHVVTGHTASDRAETVLLNLARGSHLRGLASLGASRPLAPAAGPLRLARPLLIFDRSDTSRLCRERGLPVWTDSSNADLRFARNRLRADVMPVLEALHPGASRRISAQAERLEAQFEAETELLDLALERLQQGELPARLQRRRLSCLAPASQRRLLHHWLRRYLGREPGSRSLETLVDRLIRGGDTGRLDLTGGWQLHWDPSTLWVRPPDPLHG